The Biomphalaria glabrata chromosome 6, xgBioGlab47.1, whole genome shotgun sequence genomic interval TGATAGAAAACAAGCCATAatgatcttataaaatacagaagttCCTTCAATTGTCTGTCAATAATATGAATATCCATTTCCACAATTTGGAAACAGGTTTTGAagtaaagcaaaatattttgtaagCCAACATTTGTTACTTtttgaattttcattttttaacccACTGTTAATAATTTTATCTATACCAGTATAcatttattaacaaatatttttaaaattgctaaCCTCTTTTATTCGAATGCAGAGAGCATTTTGGTCAAAAGCCACAGCTTCAGCCAATTGCCTTAAATGATCCTGGTATCTCAGACACAGAAGTAGCAGCttgaaaagaacaaaataaatatatcatgaaagtttttctcaaaaaaaaaaaaaaggggagggaagTGCTGGTAGACtctactttaaagaaaaaaacaactgcacaCCTAAAAGCTATGTTAACCATCCAGTAGCTTCTCCCTGGTCAACCTGAACTCACTAGTCCCCAGACCTTCTTTGTTCCCCCAAATAAGTCTTTCTCTGACTATTATTCATAAATTAAATGTACGTTACATCCCTTCTACTTCATCTCAGATAAGGACAGCCCAAAACTCTCAGTCCAAAACTATTAAGGGCAttaaatatttcacatttattatttttaaaaatatttcttaaattaaagtGTACTTTAAAATTACTCTTTCCAATtctaaagaataaaataattagattatAAGTTAAAGCTAAACCTGTTTGTGGTCCAATTTATCAAGAATGTCCAACTCCTTAGTTCCGATAGGAATATTCAATGATCCTCTTAAAATTGGGAAGAAAAAAGGAATAGTGTTGAGTTTGGTGAGTTCAGGGTCTGGATCTTTCACAGGTATGAGTCCATCTGCGACCACTACTATCTCATGCTTTGGTGTGCCATATTTCTCTTGCTTTACAACCGGCTTGTGAGTCTTATTAGGTCGAGGAGATTGCCTTGGGGAATCTGAAAAGACATTTACAAGAGATCTGCTTTATCAGACTATGTAAACAAGAGTTAGTGATGGCTATAGCTATAAGTcattgaagaaataaaagataCAAATTTCATGACATTGTCAGAGAGTTAGCTTACAATAAATTATATGAAATTGAACATACGTGAGTCAATAGGTTTACTGATGGAGTATTGTGTGTAGGGTATTTCCTCATCTCGCTGGGATCTCAAATTACTTCCTGGTGCACCTGCTGGCAGAACACTTTGATCTGAGcccatattttctttaataagaaAAGCAAAGattgtttattaataatatttctatattttaaaatttaaacatgtTTGAATTCTGCAGACTGTCTTCTACTGGgacttataaaaacattttgatgATCATATAATGATACTccttctttgcagtgtttcctTATTCTCATGGTAGCAATATATAATTGTTTCTCTTATATCTAGTCTGACTTTCCCTTATTGTGTTAATCATGCTTTACAGACAAACGGAATAATAATGTTgcaattttttctttacagcTCTTTTTGCCCtaacatttcaatatttttggGCTTGAAAAGATTGCATTATAGGTCTTGTTTTTACAGCAACTACTATCTCTGAGAATGAtgataatgaaataatgtttttgtagcacaattttgtttttctagtttaatatAAAAACCATTTAGTGATGCACATATGTTGCAAACCTAATGAATAACCCACATGCCTATGATAAAGCTTCGAGACAAATGATTTGGATTCATTAATAatacttgaaagaaaaaaataaatgacattccCAAAAGCTCAGCTAACCACCCAGTTCCCTCCTCTGGTCAACCTAAAGTCATTAGTCCTCAGAACACCTTCTTTGTTCCCCCTATTAAGTGTATCATCAGTTGTGACCAACAGGTgaccaaaaacaaaattctacgAAATCATTAAAACCAATAAAAGATTCAAAGTAAACATAAGTCTGTAGAAAATGAGATGGAGTTAAATCAACTTTTTACTACCAGTAAAACTGCTAACTAAAGgtaaattttgatatttttactaaaggtgcctagattcttgaaaaaaataaagtcacagTGGACTTGATGAAAGCTGATAGTTGCACAGGCCGCCATTTTGGATCTTAAAACACATTTGACATTAAAACAATGTCCCGTTCAGGTTGTACAGAACTGAAATTAAGCAAGTCCTAAGAAAAGACATTGCTTTATAACTGaatgtttttattacattttctaAAGTTTACTCTAAAGAAAACAGGTTcctttaacaaatttaattttaatacattttttgtctCTTAGATTACTATTTCctagatattttattaaaaaaattagacattttcaaataacaaggaaaaaaatataggtcTCCGTACATAAATATACGTTTTTTAATCATACACTTAGAAAATGTATTcagctttccaatgataccaaaTTTATTATGATTAAATGAGTCAATGACCCTTTAAAACTTAGCACACTTTTTTCATGTACTAAAATTTCACAGGTAATGTTGGTAGATATGGACAGTCGTTGTCAAGACACAGGTAGCTAAAATCTGTAAATCTAGGTTTctaaaatattctttcaaagaaatatacttaaatagatctaaatcttaaatCTGAAGATtctttttctaataataataaaagtaataattttatttataaagcgctgttaacaaacaaaatgtaggctcaaggcgctgtaattacattacaaacacaaacatgagagctaaaataacaaactaatctaaaaaagttttaaacaggtaggtcttaaaGTTCTTGAAAgaagtgtagcatgttgtctgtctgagatcaatggagagtgagttccaaaccttagggccgtgcactgaaaaagcctgcAGACCGTAGCACCACTAGAAGcattgagtccattgagcgcagggctctctgagggacatatggagtgatcagtttgctaaggtacaagggcatcccattgttatatatacactgatgacaaagtttGACCACCTTGTAAttgattctcgctttcacgggaagccaatggagcgtgcgcaagagcgtagtagcagaatcttgtcttgttttttctAAGGACTATTTGTACAGCTTTGTTCTGAATACACTATAGTTGTataactagatagatctagatcaattcaaaagcTTATTGTGTCAAAAACTTGTCAATGGGGAGCATTTATCTTTTTATAGACTctaattaaagaaaattttaaaaattttagtttttcgtAATTTACTAgtgatatttaaaatttttaattttattttaatttgccactaataaattaaaaaattcttccTTGAAACTGTTCaatttgatatagatctatacttttgtatatatgtataaaacagcacactttttttccttggcacagtctgcaaaagagctcacagctcagcagcaataaagctggctagaagaagaagaagaagaagtatatATGTATTCACAATAGTTTCTGAAATAttcacgtaaaaaaaaattgcttcacttttttttttatttctctatattAGTCTATATAAAGTCCATAGGATGTCAGTCATGCTTTGGGCAAACTTAAAATCTCAATAAATTTTGAACTAATAATGCTAGCATcataaatgtgttgttgttggaaagcatttttcatcctctttcattctagatctagtatatatttatttattatttattacacaTTTGTTGGTATACttcttattaataattaatactaTAAGAGTATAGTACTATAGTATAGTCTAGATACTATATAACTTAAAGTTAAAGTCATAATCATAATACGGTAATAGTCTAGTCACTCTTGACTCTactctagtctagtctatagaCACTATGACCATGTGActatagagcagtgtttctcgaacttttttgtctggcggcacagtaaaaaaaactacaaaagtttcgcggcacaccacgaagagcaacagttgttttataataaaaagaaaaaaaatttacctgtttttaagtaatatatttaatattaagggtgtgcctgttttttgagagcaaatgtgatctaatcgaggctccatagtcgacaaac includes:
- the LOC106064441 gene encoding BLOC-1-related complex subunit 5-like, whose translation is MGSDQSVLPAGAPGSNLRSQRDEEIPYTQYSISKPIDSHSPRQSPRPNKTHKPVVKQEKYGTPKHEIVVVADGLIPVKDPDPELTKLNTIPFFFPILRGSLNIPIGTKELDILDKLDHKQLLLLCLRYQDHLRQLAEAVAFDQNALCIRIKEMDHTIHMLMNTLIERQKKYSKYVEQFGRVSETLLTLKKIQKSMDDIVPRMDILNRLLPTSEQLEPFSIKNDVHLLKP